The following coding sequences are from one Ficedula albicollis isolate OC2 chromosome 17, FicAlb1.5, whole genome shotgun sequence window:
- the LOC101814562 gene encoding uncharacterized protein LOC101814562 — MLCAGKKSYFAAAVCIITVTSVLTASYLRLQRLSHQPKIIQEGRRCRGKIANSTITALKGNKTFIISPYFDDRESKVTRLIGIVHHEDVKQLYCWFCCQPNGKIYVSKAKIDVHSDRFGFPYGAADIVCLEPENCDPTHVSIHQFPYGNIDQLPRFEIKNRKAETFSVDFTVCISAMFGNYNNVLQFIQSMEMYKILGVQKVMIYKNNCSHLMEKVLKFYIEEGTVEIIPWPINAHLRVSSEWHFMQDGMHIGYYGQITALNDCIYRNMGRSKFVVLNDADEIILPLKHPNWKTMMNSLQEQNPGTSVFLFENHIFPETVSSPMFNISSWNTVPGVNILQHVYREPDRKNVINPRKMIVDPRKVIQTSVHSVLQAYGNSVNVPMDVALIYHCRKALQGDLPRESLIRDTMLWRYNSSLIMNVNKVLSQTMLRPQK, encoded by the coding sequence ATGTTGTGTGCTGGGAAAAAATCttactttgctgctgctgtgtgcattaTTACTGTAACTTCAGTGCTTACAGCTTCTTATCTGAGGTTACAGAGACTTTCTCATCAGccaaaaataattcaagaaGGTAGAAGATGTAGAGGGAAAATTGCCAATAGCACAATAACAGCATTAAAAGGTAATAAAACTTTTATTATATCCCCATACTTTGAtgacagagaaagcaaagtCACTCGTCTGATTGGGATTGTTCACCATGAAGATGTAAAACAACTGTATTGCTGGTTCTGCTGTCAGCCCAATGGAAAGATATATGtatcaaaagcaaaaattgaTGTTCACTCAGATAGATTTGGATTCCCTTATGGTGCAGCAGATATAGTTTGTTTGGAACCTGAAAATTGTGATCCAACACATGTATCAATTCATCAGTTTCCATATGGAAATATTGACCAGCTGCCAAGGTTTGAAATTAAAAACCGCAAGGCTGAGACCTTTTCTGTTGACTTCACCGTGTGCATTTCTGCCATGTTTGGAAACTACAACAATGTCTTGCAGTTTATACAGAGTATGGAAATGTACAAGATTCTTGGAGTACAGAAAGTGATGATCTATAAGAACAACTGCAGCCATCTGATGGAGAAAGTCTTGAAGTTTTATATAGAAGAAGGAACTGTTGAGATAATTCCCTGGCCAATAAACGCACACCTCAGGGTTTCTTCTGAATGGCACTTCATGCAAGATGGAATGCACATTGGCTACTATGGACAAATCACAGCTTTAAATGACTGTATATACCGTAACATGGGAAGGAGCAAGTTTGTGGTCCTTAATGATGCTGATGAAATAATTCTTCCCCTTAAACACCCAAACTGGAAAACAATGATGAACAGTCTTCAGGAACAAAACCCAGGGACTAGTGTTTTCCTCTTTGAGAACCATATCTTCCCAGAAACTGTATCTTCTCCCATGTTCAACATTTCATCTTGGAATACTGTGCCAGGTGTTAACATATTACAGCATGTATACAGAGAACCTGACAGGAAAAATGTAATCAATCCCAGGAAAATGATAGTTGATCCACGAAAGGTGATTCAGACTTCAGTCCATTCTGTCCTACAGGCTTATGGGAACAGTGTGAATGTTCCCATGGATGTTGCCCTCATTTACCACTGTCGGAAGGCCCTTCAAGGAGATCTTCCCAGAGAATCTCTCATCAGGGATACAATGCTGTGGAGATATAACTCATCATTAATCATGAATGTTAACAAGGTGCTATCTCAAACCATGCTGCGACCTCAGAAGTGA
- the FBXW2 gene encoding F-box/WD repeat-containing protein 2 isoform X2, translating to MEKKDFEAWLDNISIAFLSLTDLQKNETLDHLISLSGAVQLRHLSNNLEILLKRDFLKLLPLELSFYLLKWLDPQTLLTCCLVSKQWNKVISACTEVWQTACKNLGWQIDDSVQDPLHWKKVYLKAILRMKQLKDHEAFETSSLIGHSARVYALYYKDGLLCTGSDDLSAKLWDVSTVACWEWSSGAKTQHFRGHTGAVFSVDYNDELDILVSGSADFTVKVWALSTGTCLNTLTGHTEWVTKVVLQKCKVKSLMHSPGDYILLSADKYEIKIWPIGREINCKCLRTLSVSEDRSISLQPRLHFDGKYIVCSSALGLYQWDFASYDILRVIKPPDFSNVSLLGFGEIFALLFDNRYLYIMDLRTEKLISRWPLPEYRKSKRGSSFLAGEISWLNGLNGQNDTGLVFATSMPDHSIHLVLWKEHG from the exons ATGGAGAAAAAGGACTTTGAAGCATGGCTTGATAACATTTctattgcatttctttctctgacggacttgcagaaaaatgaaactctGGATCACCTGATTAGCTTGAGTGGAGCAGTCCAGCTCAGGCACCTCTCCAATAATCTAGAGATTCTCCTCAAGAGGGACTTCCTCAAACTTCTTCCATTGGAACTTAGTTTTTATCTGTTAAAATGGCTTGATCCACAGACCTTACTCACATGTTGCCTCGTCTCTAAGCAGTGGAACAAGGTTATAAGTGCCTGTACAGAGGTGTGGCAGACTGCATGTAAGAATTTGGGCTGGCAGATAGATGACTCTGTTCAGGATCCTCTGCATTGGAAGAAGGTTTACCTAAAAGCTATTTTAAGGATGAAGCAACTGAAGGACCACGAAGCCTTTGAGACATCCTCTTTAATTGGACACAGTGCCAGAGTATATGCACTTTACTATAAAGATGGACTTCTGTGTACAG GATCAGATGACTTGTCTGCAAAACTGTGGGATGTAAGCACAG TAGCCTGTTGGGAATGGAGCTCTGGAGCAAAGACACAGCATTTTAGAGGACATACTGGTGCAG TTTTTAGTGTGGATTACAATGATGAACTTGATATTCTGGTCAGTGGCTCTGCAGACTTCACTGTGAAAGTATGGGCCTTATCAACAGGAACGTGCCTGAATACCCTTACTGGACACACAGAATGGGTCACTAAG GTCGTTTTGCAGAAGTGCAAAGTCAAATCTCTTATGCATAGTCCTGGGGATTATATTCTCCTAAGTGCAGATAAGTATGAAATCAAG ATTTGGCCTATTGGAAGGGAAATAAACTGCAAGTGCTTAAGAACACTGTCTGTTTCTGAAGACCgcagcatctccctgcagcccaggctgcactTTGATGGTAAATACATAGTGTGCAGTTCAGCACTAGGATTATACCAGTGGGACTTTGCCAGCTATGATATTCTCAG GGTTATCAAACCTCCAGACTTCTCAAATGTGTCCTTGCTGGGCTTTGGAGAGATATTTGCTCTACTGTTTGACAACAGATACCTGTATATAATGGACTTGAGGACAGAAAAACTGATAAGCCGCTGGCCTTTACCAGAATATAGAAAGTCCAAGAGAGGTTCCAGCTTTTTGGCCGGTGAAATATCTTGGTTAAACGGACTAAATGGCCAAAATGATACGGGCTTGGTTTTTGCCACCAGTATGCCAGACCATAGTATCCATTTGGTGTTATGGAAAGAACATGGCTGA
- the FBXW2 gene encoding F-box/WD repeat-containing protein 2 isoform X1, producing the protein MEKKDFEAWLDNISIAFLSLTDLQKNETLDHLISLSGAVQLRHLSNNLEILLKRDFLKLLPLELSFYLLKWLDPQTLLTCCLVSKQWNKVISACTEVWQTACKNLGWQIDDSVQDPLHWKKVYLKAILRMKQLKDHEAFETSSLIGHSARVYALYYKDGLLCTGSDDLSAKLWDVSTGQCIYGIQTHTCAAVKFDEQKLVTGSFDNTVACWEWSSGAKTQHFRGHTGAVFSVDYNDELDILVSGSADFTVKVWALSTGTCLNTLTGHTEWVTKVVLQKCKVKSLMHSPGDYILLSADKYEIKIWPIGREINCKCLRTLSVSEDRSISLQPRLHFDGKYIVCSSALGLYQWDFASYDILRVIKPPDFSNVSLLGFGEIFALLFDNRYLYIMDLRTEKLISRWPLPEYRKSKRGSSFLAGEISWLNGLNGQNDTGLVFATSMPDHSIHLVLWKEHG; encoded by the exons ATGGAGAAAAAGGACTTTGAAGCATGGCTTGATAACATTTctattgcatttctttctctgacggacttgcagaaaaatgaaactctGGATCACCTGATTAGCTTGAGTGGAGCAGTCCAGCTCAGGCACCTCTCCAATAATCTAGAGATTCTCCTCAAGAGGGACTTCCTCAAACTTCTTCCATTGGAACTTAGTTTTTATCTGTTAAAATGGCTTGATCCACAGACCTTACTCACATGTTGCCTCGTCTCTAAGCAGTGGAACAAGGTTATAAGTGCCTGTACAGAGGTGTGGCAGACTGCATGTAAGAATTTGGGCTGGCAGATAGATGACTCTGTTCAGGATCCTCTGCATTGGAAGAAGGTTTACCTAAAAGCTATTTTAAGGATGAAGCAACTGAAGGACCACGAAGCCTTTGAGACATCCTCTTTAATTGGACACAGTGCCAGAGTATATGCACTTTACTATAAAGATGGACTTCTGTGTACAG GATCAGATGACTTGTCTGCAAAACTGTGGGATGTAAGCACAGGTCAGTGCATATATGGTATCCAGACACACACTTGTGCTGCAGTGAAGTTTGATGAACAAAAGCTTGTAACAGGATCTTTCGATAACACAGTAGCCTGTTGGGAATGGAGCTCTGGAGCAAAGACACAGCATTTTAGAGGACATACTGGTGCAG TTTTTAGTGTGGATTACAATGATGAACTTGATATTCTGGTCAGTGGCTCTGCAGACTTCACTGTGAAAGTATGGGCCTTATCAACAGGAACGTGCCTGAATACCCTTACTGGACACACAGAATGGGTCACTAAG GTCGTTTTGCAGAAGTGCAAAGTCAAATCTCTTATGCATAGTCCTGGGGATTATATTCTCCTAAGTGCAGATAAGTATGAAATCAAG ATTTGGCCTATTGGAAGGGAAATAAACTGCAAGTGCTTAAGAACACTGTCTGTTTCTGAAGACCgcagcatctccctgcagcccaggctgcactTTGATGGTAAATACATAGTGTGCAGTTCAGCACTAGGATTATACCAGTGGGACTTTGCCAGCTATGATATTCTCAG GGTTATCAAACCTCCAGACTTCTCAAATGTGTCCTTGCTGGGCTTTGGAGAGATATTTGCTCTACTGTTTGACAACAGATACCTGTATATAATGGACTTGAGGACAGAAAAACTGATAAGCCGCTGGCCTTTACCAGAATATAGAAAGTCCAAGAGAGGTTCCAGCTTTTTGGCCGGTGAAATATCTTGGTTAAACGGACTAAATGGCCAAAATGATACGGGCTTGGTTTTTGCCACCAGTATGCCAGACCATAGTATCCATTTGGTGTTATGGAAAGAACATGGCTGA
- the FBXW2 gene encoding F-box/WD repeat-containing protein 2 isoform X3 has protein sequence MEKKDFEAWLDNISIAFLSLTDLQKNETLDHLISLSGAVQLRHLSNNLEILLKRDFLKLLPLELSFYLLKWLDPQTLLTCCLVSKQWNKVISACTEVWQTACKNLGWQIDDSVQDPLHWKKVYLKAILRMKQLKDHEAFETSSLIGHSARVYALYYKDGLLCTGSDDLSAKLWDVSTGQCIYGIQTHTCAAVKFDEQKLVTGSFDNTVACWEWSSGAKTQHFRGHTGAVFSVDYNDELDILVSGSADFTVKVWALSTGTCLNTLTGHTEWVTKVVLQKCKVKSLMHSPGDYILLSADKYEIKIWPIGREINCKCLRTLSVSEDRSISLQPRLHFDGLSNLQTSQMCPCWALERYLLYCLTTDTCI, from the exons ATGGAGAAAAAGGACTTTGAAGCATGGCTTGATAACATTTctattgcatttctttctctgacggacttgcagaaaaatgaaactctGGATCACCTGATTAGCTTGAGTGGAGCAGTCCAGCTCAGGCACCTCTCCAATAATCTAGAGATTCTCCTCAAGAGGGACTTCCTCAAACTTCTTCCATTGGAACTTAGTTTTTATCTGTTAAAATGGCTTGATCCACAGACCTTACTCACATGTTGCCTCGTCTCTAAGCAGTGGAACAAGGTTATAAGTGCCTGTACAGAGGTGTGGCAGACTGCATGTAAGAATTTGGGCTGGCAGATAGATGACTCTGTTCAGGATCCTCTGCATTGGAAGAAGGTTTACCTAAAAGCTATTTTAAGGATGAAGCAACTGAAGGACCACGAAGCCTTTGAGACATCCTCTTTAATTGGACACAGTGCCAGAGTATATGCACTTTACTATAAAGATGGACTTCTGTGTACAG GATCAGATGACTTGTCTGCAAAACTGTGGGATGTAAGCACAGGTCAGTGCATATATGGTATCCAGACACACACTTGTGCTGCAGTGAAGTTTGATGAACAAAAGCTTGTAACAGGATCTTTCGATAACACAGTAGCCTGTTGGGAATGGAGCTCTGGAGCAAAGACACAGCATTTTAGAGGACATACTGGTGCAG TTTTTAGTGTGGATTACAATGATGAACTTGATATTCTGGTCAGTGGCTCTGCAGACTTCACTGTGAAAGTATGGGCCTTATCAACAGGAACGTGCCTGAATACCCTTACTGGACACACAGAATGGGTCACTAAG GTCGTTTTGCAGAAGTGCAAAGTCAAATCTCTTATGCATAGTCCTGGGGATTATATTCTCCTAAGTGCAGATAAGTATGAAATCAAG ATTTGGCCTATTGGAAGGGAAATAAACTGCAAGTGCTTAAGAACACTGTCTGTTTCTGAAGACCgcagcatctccctgcagcccaggctgcactTTGATG GGTTATCAAACCTCCAGACTTCTCAAATGTGTCCTTGCTGGGCTTTGGAGAGATATTTGCTCTACTGTTTGACAACAGATACCTGTATATAA